CTTCATTCTTATTTTCagtttcttctttttcactACCTACAGTGTTTTGTACACTTTCTGTATTATCATAACTTGAAGTGTTTCTCTTTTCATATTCGCCACCATCcttattcttttttgttataaGCTTGTAATCTAACTCCACCTGCATTCTGGACAAGCCAAAGTAGATACCATCCCATTTActctacaaaaaaaaaaaaaaaaaaaatcataaacagataaataaaaataaaatactaaataaataatgaactggtcaggtaaaaaaaaaaaaaaaaaactaaataaattatgaacTGGTCaggtaaaaaataaaaaaataataaataatgaaatgttcaggtacaatatatatatatatatatattaatttttacattgttattattttccacATAGATAGCATAAAATCCAGCTTTTCTTAGTTTTATGGAATGTATATTTTCAATTAATTGTCCATCaaataaattcatataataatttttatttacaggAAATAATATGAGATCAATTTGATCAGGATCATTAGATTTAAGattttctacattttttatattatcattatcaaaataattatttaatatagtaGAATTTTGTGCTCGGAGTTTAGAATATTCGTTTTCCGCGTTTTGTGTTTCACTACCACTATACACTTGTTTTTCTCTTTCATATGAATCATCTTTCTCATCATCACTAAAATTTTTTGAGAACAAatcagaatatatatatatcttatcatcatcatcactcattgttttttttttttttaagtaatGAAATGATTTTCTTatagaataataaatatgaatatatatatatatatattaaagagggtctaatgaataatatatatatatatatatatatatatacattaacgGATTATTTCTCAATACAAcatcatttaaataattccTTTTGTAtaaaaggaaagaaaaaataattgaatatatatttccacAAATTAATTTATGTTACGTACataagtattatatttttatatttcctctattttactaaaaaaaataaaaattatacaaatatatacaaatataaaaatcttCAGAGTCTTGTTAATCCCTATCTTTaagcataaaaaaaaaaaaaaaaaatactctaaaataacacaaaaaaatttaagtctaatatataatttactttaaaaatattttaataataaaccaaatcaaatacatataatatttttttataattctaaatgaaatatataaatattaaatataaatatatatatatattcaaaattataatgtaAATCTATTGAattacaaacaaaaaaagaataatatttttttaatatatacaattttatagtattatatattttatttctttttctttttttctttttttatatttatatatattgcatatatatatatatatatatatatatatatacatatacatattgttTGAAAACaggtattataaaaaataccataataataaatatttttctttttttctaattttttttttatttacataccCAATAATTCAtacgtttttttttaagtatatctgctaaaaaaaaaaaaaaaaaaattttattataagcATAATAAtgtcaaattaaaaaaagtctattcaatatatttaaaaaaaaataataaataaataaataaatgaaatacttttttaatattgcaataattattttgtcgCTCTTGCATTATTTCATCCTATTATTACCTAcatacttttttttcttttcttttcttttcctttttttttttttttatatttaataaaagaaatattttcctTCCTTCATctctttttacattttttgttacagataaggaaaaaaaaaaaacgaaaaaaaaaaaaatttatattatatatatcaaatttaactttaaaaataatacgtaaattattgaaaataaaaattatgaggTTTTTtgataggaaaaaaaataaaaagaaaacattaaaaaataaaaatttattaaataaaccAAACAAATAAACTTATAcgtataacaaatatatttcattttttttcttaaaaacaATTTTTCTAATTGTttccttattatatatatatatatatatatatattataaatccatatatattatttaagaaaatataataataaaattaattattttgtgcTTGTATATTCACCACAATAATGCCATTTATTCTAATACATTAACTTTTTGATATATAGAATCTATTCTTTTCTTCGTATATTGTTTCAGaaccttttttatttcactACCTAGTGATTTGCATGCACATTCACCATAACTCGTTATCtaaaaataaggaaattaaaaaaaatatataatatatataagaagaaTAGACATCCTAaagtaaatattatatatgttttatatatctgCTTACTTCAGCTAAGGTTTTACTGTTAAAAAAACTGCCTGTCCCATGATAAAAACAAACAGTCTTTAAATTTAAACATATACCCAATGTTATAGAATTCATTTCATATTTACTTTggtaatatttttcttcctatatacacaaaaataataattaaaaaataaaggaaatataAGAACCTTATACCCGTGAATTAGTttccataaatatatatttacacaaataaaaaaaattaacaacaaaaaaaatattcttctgtttttttttttttttttttcttttaaatattatttaccaTTCCATCAAGATCTACAAGatgatacattttttttgtaactGGACATATTATCGAATTcttgaaaaaaagaagaaaaaaaaattgataaatCGTTACTTGTTTATATctgaattataatatttactaaatgtatatatatatatatatatatatttatttatttattttattttattttttattactatatttatcgatataataatatcctTCATTTGTATTTGAGCCTTTATTAAGGCAAGAGATATACAGGTTAATGTTGCACTTAAACATCCTACAAAAAAAACacgtatatataaacaataaaatattcatatatatatatatatatatatatatatatatttgtgttctcatatataattaatttctaTATGCTACCTCCATCATCTTGAATTATcaaacattttattttaatagaaCATTGAGGATATTTTtccaataaaataatatttgaaATACATTCAATCAATAAACtctttatatcatcatctctttgctaataaaaaatatatatatatatatcatataatcatttatattcataatataaaagggctatataaatattatgaacaaaaccaaaaaaaaatatgaacggttcaggataaaaaaaaaaaaaaaaaaaaaaaaaaaaaaaaatccatatatatataataccctATCGCTAGCTCCTATAGTGTTGATATTCAAACTTTTGACGTCTAAAAAAACTTTTCCCTTACTATAAGTTGCGTATTTTGAATCTGGATTAGGACCATAtctacaaataataaataaagaaaatatgtgtttatatgcattttatgatattataCACACTAATCTATATTCTttcaattttaatatttacacagtagttaatatttttgtattccCTAATGAATAGAAACATGAAGAACCAAAGTTTTCATCTTCTCCTAATTTGATAactaagaaaaaaaaaaaaaaaaaaaaacatatatacatatgtatatatatatatatatatatatatatatttatttattttttttttttttttattatatataatatcaactgttatgtatttttgttttaattttaaaaaattacacATATCCCGGATTTCGTTATTCTTGCGATTGTTTATCCTTTTGAAACTTCCATTATTCAAATTTTCTTCATAAATTTTATCAAATTTACTTTTGCAATTGAAATGTGGTAATGGAGCTCTATACTTCAACATTTATACAAACAACTTTATATTAATGTTTAACGGAGCGTTCAATATATAcgatatttttgttttcggtttagtttttttataattcctatttttttttttttttttttttttgggaaATATCTaccatattttttgttaacatatatatttatatatatatataaaaatatattaaataagaatatatactaacatgatattataaatttataaatatgtttaaaagcattattaatatattaatatattagtaaatatccataaaaaatacaaaaacaaaatgggaaagaaaaggaaaaaaaaaaaaaaaaaaaaatatatatatatatatatagtaataataataaaatatattttttgtaaatgaaaattttaattttaattctattttatttttttcaatattaaaaattttcaatttaatatataccttattatatatatatttttttgaagaaatatttactatattattcttttatatattatacatatatatatatatatatatatatatatatatatatccaactatataattttttatttttgtttactaaaaatttataatatatatataattatttatttattgattttatgaaaaaaatatgcgCGATACAACatttttcaaattatatatatgtacaataaaaatagaatagatttttttattgcttccatataaaataatgtttttaaaaGGATACACCTCAAATGTGGTACtaattatattaacatttttCATTCTACTaacaaaagaagaaaaaaatataaaaaataatatctcTGGATATTGTTTTTTGAATTTtggattaaaaaaaaatgcaataataaaaaaaagagaaaaacaaaatttgaaattattttgttataatgGTATAAGAATAGGTCAAGGTTATGATATCCACAAAATAAAAGTTTTAgatgaagaatataatacatatgcaaataatgattttaataaaaatgaacaatCTTTTAAAACCTTAACCTTAGGAGGagttaaaataaataatgttttAGTTTTATCACATAGTGATggtgatataatatatcattcgATAGTTGATTCAATTTTAGGTGCCTTAGGTTCTTTAGACATAGGAACCTTATTTCCTgataaagatgaaaaaaataaaaataaaaactcgGCTATATTCTTAAGATATGCTAgacttttaatatataaaaaaaattatgatattgGGAACGTGGATATTAATGTAATAGCACAAGTTCCCAAAATAAGCAACAtcagaaaaaatattataaaaaatatatcgaCAGTGTTAAATATTGACGAGTCGCAAATATCTGTtaaaggtaaaaaaaaatgaatataaaatttgcAAAGATTGaagtattaaaatattagttatgaatatatatatatatatatttatatatatatttatatttatatttatttatttatttatatttatttccattttgttggtaaatatttttattctataGGAAAAACTCATGAGAAATTAGGAGTAATTGGTGAGAAAAAAGCAATAGAATGCTTTGCGAATATTTTGTTAATACCTAAAAAttcataatttcttttttttttttttttaatgtaaaacatttttaattaaaattgaATTATTCATGttcttttctttaatatatatatataaaaaaaaaaaaaaaaaaaaaaaaaaaaaaaaaaaaaaaaattattagtaATATACtcataagaataaaaatatttatactaccatataaataataaaatacataaataagaCCACATTGTGTTATTATTTCCATATAATGTATTCTTCTGATCTAAATGTGTTTTTCcctacttttatatatattaaatttattctgGGGAATTATATTGTAAAATAGCatatctaaaaaaaaaaaaaaaatatatatatatatatatatatatatatatgaattatattaaCGGTTCAGaaattttcttatattttttttgcatGAACAGTTCATCTATTTTTATACACTTTACATGtacaatacataaaaataaaaatatgtgtatGAATGTACATATGAACGACAAATTTGTTCATAAAATGTGTTAAGATTTATTTagctattttttattttttattcatttatttttatattttcgttATTATTACTCTCCATAATTACTCCAATCAggattattttgatttaacTCTTGAACAGTTTTTTCATCAATTCCGCAACTaagagataaaaatatataaatatatatatatatatatatatatatatatatatatatatatatatatatagatgtaCATACAATATACATATCCGTTTAATGGATAGACCCCCATAAatgtaatacatataaataattaaaaaaaaaattcattttaCCCCAGAGGCGATTTTAAACATCGTAAGGCAATAACtttaaaaggaaaataattcaaaatatCTTTGTGTGATGTTGAAAAGTCGTAGCTTAAATCACCTAAACATCTTCTATAGTTTGCATCTCCTTTAAAGCATACGAAAGAACTTTTTTTCAATTCTTCCAACAAGTTTTTGGACATTACCCAGTATGGAAGAGGTATGTTCCAATATATATCATCCTattaatttgaaaaaaaaaaaaaaaacaattttatataatgaataaaaaaaacaactcACACTACGTaaatgtttaatttttttttttttttttttctttttacccttattttccatttttgCGATTGTATTAATTCTTTCCATTTATTGGCCATAAACATGGTATTTGGatactataaaaataaaaaaatcaaaggaagtttaaaataatattatactacctttataaatatggttttataatttttttattttatttttaccttTTCATCATTACACAAAACATTTAAAGTATAATGAATATCCTTTATCATCGTATCAGACACAAATAAGGGAAACTTCTTCACATGGATGGTTATCTCCTCAAAGTAATGTGTCAAAAAGTATAAAAGACAAAAATCTGTTATAAATTCAACTCCCATGTTGTCCAACACGATATCAAATCTTTTATGTttctaaaaagaaaatatataaatataaatatataaatataaatatatatatatatatatatttatatatttatatatacaaattgttctaaatattttataaagaatatatatatttctttttaccTGTACAGTCATATCCTTAtaaatatcatttatatcGTTACATAAAATGTTTTCCATATAAAAACTATTGTATAACTTATCAATATCATCTGTATCAAAACAAAATTGTTTTTCTCTTAATGTTTTTTTCCTTATGTCTTTTTCCTGAACATTATGTTGTTCACTTTTATTTTTCGTTGGATTCCAACTAAGATCAAATTGGTTTGCCCATAAagcataataaaaaaaaacggaaaaaattttcttttgtggatttttatcatataattcaATTAATGTTTTTGcacatgtacatatattttctattataACCTTATTACAGTTTATAGAATCTTGTTTTtcatattgaaaaaaatcgTAATTCGTTTTTTCAAAATCATATGCACAACAAAGAtatctataaaaataatattcattaaataaCCAAGAACTTTCAGTAATTTTCATATCCTTATTAATATGATATGACAAGAAAAATGTCCAAATTTTTTCATCTACATTACATTTCAACATTTCATGTGTATTTTTATCTGCATTTATAAACAATTCTCTTAATCTTTCTAATTTATCAGAAATGTTGTTTTTCTTTGTATATTCCGCATTTTGATCTTCCATACGTTTAAGTATACTATTAGGTATTCTCCTAATAATTGTATCGTTTTCCTAAAATGAAAATTAGaaagttaataaaaaataatgtacttatatgtatatatatatatattatttgttttagtCTATTTTTTCAGCATGTAAACAAACCATTGAATTTGTTTTTTCGCAAGTTAAAATGGCGGGAAggttttcattttcattttttaggTATACATACTCCTCTttaaaattatcataaaaagCTTTAAAATACATCTTTatcaatttatattaatataaataaaaaaaaaaaaaaatatatatatatatatatatttataattctatatataattaaaagttgtttttttaatttacaaATTTtgacaaaattaaaaatgtttttatacatattaaaattctattctttttataaatggTCCAATTTTATAGAATAGTTTCATCATTTCATTTTAAGAAcacttaaaatatatatatatatatatatatatatacaatatatttatacttaaaattatttatttatattataaattattttttaatattctttaaaaataatatgaattgttcaggcaaaaaatatatatttcattccttcatgaaataaaatacaatacAATACAAAACAATAAatcaagaaaaaaacatatacatatatatatatataaacagaTAAATGTAATTGTATATATCAAATTGTatcttatataatttacaaaattagagagaaaaaatatttttttttcttaatattatattcttcatttatttttagttATTACATACAAACATGCAttaatatcaaaaaaaaaaaaaaaaaaaaaaatacatatatatatatatatatatatatatatatatttatttatttaatgtttaatatttatatacttataacAATATGTACACTAGTTTTTACTTTTTGGTgattttgtttttcatattaatataaggaACTCCATATGGATAAGTAACTgtcatattatattgttgATATATAGTACCACGTGTTATATCAGAAGAtgtaaacaaaaaattatttaagatttcattgttttttaaatgatAAGCTTTTGGTGTTAACTTTGGTCTTAAATaagatataaatttataaggTGGGAATGAACTATTAgttgcatatatattatttgatattggattattattatttttattattattattaatattatacattttgttattttcacTAACATTTTCAAATGTGACATTATGATAACCaggtaataataaattatttgtctctttattattatcatcatcatcatatttttcattaaaaatatctgtatttttatcataagtTGCTTCtataaaatatggaaataacattttttcatCCTTACAAATATGCCCATTTATTGTATCAACAGCATTATcttgaaatatatttgtttttgtttcttgtgtattattttccatatcATCTTTTTTGTCATGGAATGTTttcttttcatcatcatcatttatatgtatttgcTCTTTGGTATTATTATCTCCTTTttgttcatcattttttttattgtctttcatataaatattatcatctccatttttttctaattttgtcatattttcattttgttctatattattatttttatttttttgtttttcatttGATGATGATACAGATGACATATGTTCCTCCAATATATTTTGATCTTGTTCACTTTTCATCATAATGtctatatttctttttaatgaatttaaatttttgataattttattttttttctttcttatgAATTTTTCAGGTTGTGCTAATACATTTCCTAACTTAtaagtttttttatttacgtTAGATGTATTTAAATTGTTTGAAgaatttgttttgttttttttctgaatattttttgtaaatatgtTGGAACTCTTTttctcatttatattattattaatattatcattatttgtatataatttatctaCATTATTTATCAACTTACtaccatttatattattaattacatTTTGTTTGTccttacttttttttttttcaaaaaatttcAAGTTACTATTATTTAATGTAATTTCGCTAGATGGCAATTTGTTTAAAAGGCTAGATTTTTTACTTGAATATGATTTCTTAGAATCATATTTGGTTGTAAAGCCATTTTTCTTTTCGGATAAAATTTTCTTCTCATTTATAACGTTTCGTGCATGAGTATCTCCAGATAGCTTTATGTTATTTCCTTTTGAAAAAGAATTTGTTGTATTGTTACTTGtgccttttttatttaaactgttcttttcttttcgcacgatattattttttataatttttttatccaAATTCTCTTtcttaaatttaaaaaaaacagatGCGtcgtttttttttgaagaatTCTTATTCTTTTCGGTACTGGAATTAGACAAATTCCCTTTTATAGTAACACTCACATtcattttgaaaaattaaatgaacataaatataaataaataaataaataaataaataaatatatatatatatatatgtgtaatgtatatatgtatattttttttttttttttttttttttttttttgcgctgtatatatttaaatgtttCTTTAcagtatttataaatatatatattattagttTACCCTTAATTTTGAGGtgaaatttttttgaaaacacaaattatatatgaatacgTAAATGTTACCAAGAGGAAATCATATAACATCTTTTCATTTGTCCTACTACACAGGATTGTTTATAAaccttataaataaatagcaaaatataagaaaagcaaaattttatataattcaaaatataacaaagtttttttaaaacatgttttaatttttttttttgaaaaaaaggacaaataaatatattataccaCACGATATACACACTTGTAGacatcttttattttattttatttttcattttctgcTTCTTAagtttttaaattaaaac
This sequence is a window from Plasmodium falciparum 3D7 genome assembly, chromosome: 2. Protein-coding genes within it:
- a CDS encoding exosome complex component MTR3, putative produces the protein MLKYRAPLPHFNCKSKFDKIYEENLNNGSFKRINNRKNNEIRDMFIKLGEDENFGSSCFYSLGNTKILTTVYGPNPDSKYATYSKGKVFLDVKSLNINTIGASDRQRDDDIKSLLIECISNIILLEKYPQCSIKIKCLIIQDDGGCLSATLTCISLALIKAQIQMKDIIISININSIICPVTKKMYHLVDLDGMEEKYYQSKYEMNSITLGICLNLKTVCFYHGTGSFFNSKTLAEITSYGECACKSLGSEIKKVLKQYTKKRIDSIYQKVNVLE
- a CDS encoding 2C-methyl-D-erythritol 2,4-cyclodiphosphate synthase → MFLKGYTSNVVLIILTFFILLTKEEKNIKNNISGYCFLNFGLKKNAIIKKREKQNLKLFCYNGIRIGQGYDIHKIKVLDEEYNTYANNDFNKNEQSFKTLTLGGVKINNVLVLSHSDGDIIYHSIVDSILGALGSLDIGTLFPDKDEKNKNKNSAIFLRYARLLIYKKNYDIGNVDINVIAQVPKISNIRKNIIKNISTVLNIDESQISVKGKTHEKLGVIGEKKAIECFANILLIPKNS